The Lactuca sativa cultivar Salinas chromosome 2, Lsat_Salinas_v11, whole genome shotgun sequence genome includes a window with the following:
- the LOC111883440 gene encoding GDSL esterase/lipase At5g37690: MAAPLVLALITAAIIAMAADHTSATPPSLVTFIFGDSLTEVGNNNYLQYSLARSDFPFYGIDYKNGKPTGRFSNGRTIGDIISEKLGIPSPPPYLSLHPNDDVILKGVNYASGGAGILNDTGLYFIQRMSFDDQIDYFENTTKVIKKKIGERAGNNLLNEAIYFIGMGSNDYINNFLQPFLPDGQQYTPDEFLDLLRLKLAEQFTRLYLLGARKMIFHGLGPLGCIPSQRAKSTSNQCLHQVNEWVLQFNSKIQKMIKVLNLKLKHVQLTFADTYQDVLDLVDNPTKYGFKVSNTSCCRVDTSVGGLCLSNAHVCRNRKEYVFWDAFHPSDAANEVLADRFFSKLFSNLNGSAASAPNHQG; the protein is encoded by the exons ATGGCTGCGCCACTAGTTCTAGCACTTATCACGGCGGCGATCATCGCCATGGCGGCTGATCACACTTCAGCCACCCCTCCTTCACTCGTTACTTTCATCTTCGGTGACTCTTTAACAGAAGTCGGAAACAATAACTACTTGCAATACTCTCTTGCACGATCAGATTTTCCATTCTATGGCATCGATTACAAAAACGGAAAACCCACCGGAAGGTTCAGCAATGGCCGAACCATTGGTGATATCATAT CTGAGAAACTTGGAATTCCATCGCCACCACCTTATCTTTCGTTACATCCAAATGATGATGTAATCTTGAAAGGTGTTAACTACGCATCCGGTGGTGCCGGGATTCTGAATGACACTGGACTCTATTTC ATTCAAAGAATGTCGTTTGATGATCAAATAGATTACTTTGAAAACACAACAAAGGTAATCAAGAAAAAAATAGGAGAACGAGCTGGAAATAATCTTTTAAATGAAGCCATCTACTTCATTGGAATGG GTAGCAACGATTACATAAACAATTTCTTGCAGCCCTTCCTACCCGATGGTCAACAGTACACCCCCGATGAGTTTCTTGATCTTCTACGCTTGAAATTAGCTGAACAGTTCACA AGACTTTATTTGCTTGGTGCACGAAAGATGATCTTTCATGGACTTGGACCTCTTGGATGCATTCCTTCACAACGAGCGAAATCAACTTCTAATCAATGCTTACATCAAGTAAACGAATGGGTGCTTCAATtcaattcaaaaatccaaaagatGATTAAGGTTCTAAACCTCAAGCTAAAACACGTACAACTTACTTTCGCTGATACTTACCAAGATGTTCTAGATTTGGTCGACAACCCTACTAAATATG GTTTCAAGGTGTCTAATACCTCATGCTGCAGAGTCGATACATCCGTTGGAGGATTATGCTTATCGAATGCACACGTGTGCAGAAATCGTAAAGAATATGTATTTTGGGATGCTTTTCATCCGTCTGATGCTGCAAACGAGGTTTTGGCTGATCGGTtcttttcaaaactgttttctAATCTTAATGGTTCGGCAGCTTCTGCACCGAATCATCAAGGTTAA